Proteins from a genomic interval of Pseudodesulfovibrio nedwellii:
- a CDS encoding BCCT family transporter, whose product MNTKSLSAKYSSDTDTHKELNSLVFWVPFSLIAFSVIIGLILPETFGLVVTTGQQFILKNFSWLFSITGLFCLIVISVAFFSQFGNIVIGGKKAKPVLNKWQWFSITLCTTIAINILFWPIVEPLQDMLAPPQALGFAANTYGSARFSLASMYMNWGLVPYSINALPALVFAICYYNLKRPFSLGSILFPILGERANGNMGKVVDIVSLYALALGMGTSLGTGVLMLSGGLSRIFPFIESAPQTWGILIIIVMVICIISSISGVLKGMRILSELNAKLLFSLMAVVFIVGPTVFILDFSVESFGSFVGHFFERCLFTDSFRVDSWPQKWTVFSFANYMIWAPISALFLGRISKGYTVREFISVNVLFPMVYVFLHASVFSSTAIWQQIVGGVDLQANIATGIDEAVYVLLENLPLAHFIIPVFLFAVFISFITAADSTTNAMASLTTKNLSESNQEAPPFLKIAWGVMIGTLAFIMLVFSGLDGMKTLTYLGGAPITLVIIGSAFSLIKLIQMQKKLDILQ is encoded by the coding sequence TTGAATACCAAGAGCCTATCAGCAAAATATTCTAGCGATACTGATACACATAAAGAATTGAACAGTTTAGTTTTCTGGGTGCCATTTTCACTTATTGCATTTTCTGTGATCATTGGTTTGATTCTGCCAGAGACATTTGGTCTTGTCGTTACGACTGGTCAGCAGTTTATCCTCAAAAATTTCAGTTGGCTTTTTTCAATTACAGGACTGTTTTGTTTAATAGTTATCAGCGTTGCATTCTTTTCCCAGTTCGGTAACATTGTCATTGGTGGTAAAAAAGCCAAACCTGTATTGAATAAGTGGCAATGGTTTTCCATTACGTTATGTACTACTATTGCTATTAATATCTTGTTCTGGCCCATCGTTGAACCTCTTCAGGATATGCTCGCACCTCCGCAGGCTCTCGGATTTGCCGCAAACACCTATGGTTCTGCCCGGTTCTCACTTGCTTCCATGTATATGAATTGGGGATTGGTTCCCTATTCCATCAACGCATTGCCCGCACTCGTGTTTGCCATTTGCTACTACAACCTGAAGCGTCCTTTCAGTTTAGGGTCTATCCTGTTCCCGATCCTTGGAGAAAGGGCAAACGGGAATATGGGCAAGGTCGTGGACATTGTCTCTCTTTATGCTTTGGCCTTGGGTATGGGCACTTCCCTTGGGACTGGCGTGCTCATGTTGTCCGGAGGACTTTCAAGAATTTTCCCATTCATTGAGAGTGCACCACAGACGTGGGGCATACTCATTATTATTGTTATGGTTATTTGCATTATTTCCTCCATCAGTGGTGTTCTGAAAGGGATGCGTATCCTTTCAGAACTCAATGCCAAGTTGTTATTTAGCTTGATGGCTGTTGTCTTTATTGTAGGGCCGACCGTCTTTATACTCGATTTCAGTGTTGAATCATTCGGTTCCTTTGTGGGGCACTTTTTTGAGCGGTGTTTGTTTACGGATTCGTTCCGTGTCGATTCCTGGCCGCAGAAGTGGACGGTGTTTTCGTTTGCGAACTACATGATTTGGGCACCGATTTCTGCCTTGTTCCTTGGTCGAATTTCCAAGGGGTACACAGTCAGGGAATTCATTTCAGTCAATGTCCTCTTTCCTATGGTTTATGTGTTCCTTCATGCTTCGGTTTTCAGCAGTACAGCAATTTGGCAACAGATTGTTGGTGGAGTGGATTTGCAGGCAAACATTGCTACCGGCATCGATGAAGCTGTGTATGTTTTGCTTGAAAATTTGCCTTTGGCGCACTTCATCATTCCTGTTTTCCTTTTTGCAGTGTTCATTTCCTTTATCACTGCTGCGGATTCAACCACTAACGCTATGGCATCCCTCACAACGAAGAATCTTTCTGAATCCAATCAGGAAGCACCGCCATTTCTCAAGATTGCTTGGGGAGTGATGATTGGGACTCTTGCATTTATCATGTTGGTCTTTTCAGGTCTCGATGGGATGAAAACTTTGACATATCTGGGTGGAGCACCGATCACATTGGTGATAATAGGGTCAGCGTTTTCCTTGATAAAGCTGATTCAGATGCAGAAGAAACTCGACATTCTGCAGTAA
- a CDS encoding IclR family transcriptional regulator, with product MSNIISSVARALDVLLYINSHKDPVGISTISKDMGIYKSTVFRTLATLEDRHFVQQDPETGKYTLGVSLFSMANKITLYDVFVPFVKELNLEFKETVNVSMLDRTTSGPYQSVVVVKEDAVDNVLSVSPQVGSKNDCYCSSVGKSLLAFSSDISNETLKKYEFQKYSPNTISSYEELVAELAKVKRDGYSLDNEEQEIGLICVGVPVFNKKGEAIAAMSVSGPSQRIQHINIENVVTRLKQVASEITELVQTSSRIK from the coding sequence ATGTCTAATATCATCAGTTCGGTCGCAAGAGCGTTGGATGTCTTGTTGTACATAAATAGTCATAAAGATCCGGTGGGGATTTCAACCATCAGCAAGGATATGGGTATCTACAAAAGTACTGTATTCCGCACACTGGCAACACTGGAAGACAGGCATTTTGTGCAGCAGGACCCGGAAACCGGGAAGTATACACTTGGTGTCAGTCTGTTTTCAATGGCCAACAAGATCACGCTCTATGATGTGTTTGTTCCGTTCGTCAAAGAACTCAATTTGGAGTTCAAGGAGACAGTCAACGTATCGATGCTGGATAGAACGACCTCTGGACCGTACCAAAGTGTTGTCGTTGTAAAGGAAGATGCCGTTGATAACGTTCTGTCCGTCAGTCCGCAAGTTGGATCGAAAAACGATTGTTATTGTTCATCGGTTGGCAAGAGTCTGCTCGCCTTTTCGTCGGATATCTCCAACGAGACCCTGAAAAAATATGAATTTCAAAAATATTCTCCGAATACCATCAGCAGCTATGAAGAATTGGTCGCTGAATTGGCGAAGGTCAAACGTGATGGGTATTCTTTGGATAATGAAGAACAGGAAATCGGCCTCATATGTGTTGGTGTCCCAGTTTTTAATAAGAAAGGGGAAGCCATTGCAGCCATGAGTGTGTCCGGTCCATCCCAGCGCATCCAACATATCAATATTGAAAATGTCGTAACCAGATTGAAGCAGGTTGCGAGTGAAATAACGGAATTGGTTCAGACGTCAAGTCGCATCAAATAA
- the buk gene encoding butyrate kinase — MKILAINPGGTSTKIAVFNNEEELFSENVMHQESELHDFDSVFDQFRYRKDVIVERLRANDYQVEDFDCVVGRGGLLKPLEGGTYEVNDAMIDDLRNAINGEHPSNLGPVIAKDIADSIDVPAFVVDPVSVDEFLDIAKISGISDLQRSSWMHALNQKAVCRETAERLNGKYQDFNFIVAHLGSGISIAAHLKGSMIDGSGGRCDGPFSPERCGGLPSFPLVELCYSGKYTQKEMVSKISTKAGMFDYLGTKDMMDIENRYLAKEEKVVNILDSFIYQTAKEIAAYGASLSGDVDRIIITGGIAHSALIVEKLKERVGYLGQFEVIAGEKEMTALTLGALRVMSGTEEIQTY, encoded by the coding sequence GTGAAGATACTTGCTATCAACCCCGGTGGAACGTCCACCAAAATCGCTGTCTTCAATAATGAAGAAGAGCTTTTCAGCGAGAACGTCATGCATCAGGAGTCGGAGTTGCACGACTTTGACTCCGTGTTTGATCAGTTTCGCTACCGCAAGGACGTCATCGTCGAGAGACTTCGGGCAAATGACTATCAGGTCGAAGATTTTGATTGCGTTGTAGGACGCGGCGGACTGCTCAAACCACTCGAAGGCGGCACGTATGAAGTCAATGACGCCATGATCGACGATCTGCGTAACGCCATAAACGGTGAACATCCCTCGAATCTCGGTCCTGTCATTGCCAAGGATATCGCCGATTCCATTGATGTTCCCGCTTTTGTCGTCGACCCCGTGTCCGTGGATGAATTTCTCGACATCGCGAAGATTTCCGGGATTTCCGATCTCCAACGTTCCAGTTGGATGCACGCGCTCAATCAGAAGGCTGTGTGTCGAGAAACTGCCGAGCGTCTCAACGGGAAATATCAGGATTTCAATTTTATCGTTGCGCATTTGGGGTCAGGAATTTCCATCGCTGCACATCTCAAGGGAAGCATGATTGATGGGAGCGGAGGTCGTTGCGACGGTCCGTTTTCTCCTGAACGATGCGGCGGTCTGCCGAGCTTTCCGCTGGTCGAACTTTGCTACAGCGGAAAATATACCCAGAAAGAGATGGTGAGCAAGATCAGCACCAAGGCGGGCATGTTTGATTACCTCGGTACCAAGGACATGATGGATATTGAAAACAGATACTTGGCCAAGGAAGAAAAGGTCGTGAACATACTGGATTCTTTCATTTATCAGACTGCCAAGGAAATCGCTGCATATGGTGCGTCACTGAGCGGTGACGTTGATCGAATTATTATCACCGGCGGCATCGCCCATTCGGCCTTGATTGTTGAGAAACTCAAGGAGCGGGTCGGCTATCTGGGCCAGTTCGAGGTCATTGCCGGTGAAAAGGAAATGACTGCACTGACTCTCGGTGCGCTTCGCGTGATGAGTGGAACTGAAGAAATTCAAACATATTAG
- a CDS encoding phosphate acyltransferase, with product MLKDFNELIEKAKSGRQYKVCVAAAQDGELLHAVKLAVDMGFMRPVLVGNEKTVRDLAAEVGLTDFELVACDDVDECAAVAVEIVKSGRADVLMKGIINTATYMRAILNRETGLRNGSLISALAVYDLKEYHKLIYCSDSGINTAPDVEQKQAILVNALGAMKRLGMDCPNVAALTASETVHPKIQASVDADMLVKLAEKGEIPSCVIEGPIAFDVAFDRHAAEHKGIDSKVSGEVDLILAPNIETGNALGKSWLTLSNAKWAGVVLGTTHPVVLGSRSDTAEVKINSIALACLLAQS from the coding sequence GTGTTGAAAGATTTCAATGAATTAATCGAAAAAGCCAAATCCGGCAGACAATACAAGGTGTGTGTTGCCGCTGCCCAGGACGGAGAGCTGTTGCATGCCGTCAAGTTGGCTGTGGATATGGGATTCATGCGTCCGGTTTTGGTCGGCAATGAAAAAACAGTTCGTGATCTGGCCGCTGAAGTCGGGTTGACCGATTTCGAATTGGTCGCATGTGATGACGTTGACGAGTGCGCGGCTGTTGCTGTGGAAATCGTCAAGTCCGGTCGGGCTGACGTACTCATGAAGGGTATTATCAACACCGCGACCTACATGCGCGCTATCCTGAACAGGGAGACCGGTCTGCGGAACGGGAGCCTTATCAGTGCCTTGGCTGTTTACGATCTCAAGGAATATCATAAGCTGATTTATTGCAGTGACAGCGGGATAAATACTGCTCCTGATGTGGAGCAGAAGCAGGCAATTCTCGTCAATGCCCTTGGGGCCATGAAGCGCCTTGGCATGGATTGTCCCAACGTGGCTGCACTGACAGCAAGTGAAACCGTTCATCCGAAAATCCAGGCTTCAGTTGATGCCGATATGCTCGTGAAACTGGCAGAAAAGGGGGAAATTCCGAGTTGTGTCATTGAAGGCCCGATCGCTTTTGATGTGGCTTTTGATCGGCACGCGGCAGAGCACAAAGGTATCGACAGCAAAGTCAGCGGCGAGGTCGATTTGATTCTCGCACCTAACATTGAGACCGGGAATGCGCTTGGCAAATCCTGGTTGACTCTCAGCAATGCGAAATGGGCAGGGGTTGTGCTTGGAACGACTCATCCTGTGGTGCTCGGATCTCGTTCCGATACCGCAGAGGTGAAGATCAATTCCATTGCTCTCGCCTGCCTCCTGGCTCAGTCCTAG
- a CDS encoding MFS transporter, translated as MQESKGFNVKTFVILFFIGMGYAITYAVPFVQYVFYDTTMHALDATNAQLGTLVAIFGIGNIAGAPIGGIISDKYNHKLVYLAGLFGTSMLSLLWAFNLNYGFSIFIFAGLAVTGLFLLFPAHIKIVRSLVDESKQGKVFGFAESFAGIGSTIVNAIALAIFAKYANEIFGFKAVLIFFSVCGVITTAILYYLIEDPKKETKAEAASGKSSDKITLKDFFIVLKCPGTWFAGIAVFSTYTLYCSLSYFTPYFTNVLGVSVVFSGGLAIIRTYGLRFFLCPVGGYLGDKMNSVTKVLLFSWLACIGVILTIMFLPEHTAIGIAITLMLLLSAFVFTARGAMFAVPSEVQIPLKYAAITGGIVCAIGYSPDLFQFILFGNWIDTYGNEAYTMIFTYDIVMTVVGVISALLTFKYKKSLSKMVEKAA; from the coding sequence ATGCAGGAAAGTAAAGGATTTAATGTAAAAACATTTGTCATCCTCTTTTTCATTGGCATGGGGTATGCCATCACTTACGCAGTTCCGTTTGTCCAGTACGTATTTTATGATACTACCATGCACGCTCTGGATGCGACCAATGCTCAACTCGGTACTCTTGTGGCCATCTTCGGCATCGGTAATATCGCCGGTGCACCCATTGGCGGTATCATTTCAGACAAGTACAACCATAAATTGGTTTATCTCGCCGGTTTGTTTGGAACATCCATGTTGTCTCTTTTGTGGGCATTCAATCTCAACTACGGCTTTTCGATCTTTATCTTTGCGGGCCTGGCGGTAACCGGACTGTTCCTGCTCTTCCCGGCACATATCAAGATCGTTCGCTCCTTGGTTGATGAATCCAAACAGGGTAAGGTCTTTGGTTTCGCTGAATCCTTCGCTGGTATCGGCAGCACCATTGTCAACGCTATTGCTCTGGCTATTTTCGCCAAGTACGCCAACGAAATCTTCGGTTTCAAGGCCGTTTTGATCTTTTTCTCCGTGTGTGGTGTCATTACTACCGCCATTCTGTATTACCTTATTGAAGATCCTAAAAAGGAAACGAAAGCTGAAGCTGCTTCCGGCAAAAGTTCTGACAAGATCACTCTCAAGGATTTCTTCATTGTTTTGAAGTGCCCCGGCACATGGTTTGCTGGTATTGCCGTCTTTTCCACTTATACTCTGTACTGCTCGCTGTCCTACTTCACTCCGTACTTCACCAACGTTCTCGGTGTTTCCGTGGTCTTTTCCGGCGGACTGGCCATTATCAGAACATACGGCCTCAGGTTTTTCTTGTGCCCGGTCGGTGGATATCTTGGCGACAAGATGAATTCTGTGACCAAGGTTCTTCTTTTCTCCTGGCTTGCATGTATCGGCGTGATCCTGACCATCATGTTCCTGCCTGAGCACACCGCCATTGGTATTGCCATCACTCTGATGCTGCTGCTGAGCGCATTCGTATTCACCGCTCGTGGTGCCATGTTCGCTGTTCCTTCCGAGGTTCAGATTCCCTTGAAGTATGCGGCTATCACCGGCGGTATCGTCTGTGCCATTGGCTATTCTCCCGACCTCTTCCAGTTCATCCTCTTTGGTAACTGGATCGATACTTATGGCAACGAAGCATACACCATGATCTTCACATACGACATCGTGATGACCGTTGTTGGTGTCATCAGTGCATTGCTGACCTTCAAGTACAAGAAGAGTCTTTCAAAGATGGTTGAAAAGGCAGCGTAA
- a CDS encoding 4Fe-4S binding protein — MDVITVKEERCKECGLCIAHCPNEAISFSDKLNSAGYRPVEVDDAKCIKCGICYTMCPDGVYEISQKGESGGEN; from the coding sequence ATGGATGTTATCACAGTCAAGGAAGAAAGATGCAAGGAATGCGGACTGTGCATTGCTCACTGTCCAAATGAAGCAATCTCTTTTTCCGACAAATTAAACAGTGCCGGTTACAGGCCTGTAGAAGTTGATGATGCCAAATGCATCAAGTGTGGCATTTGCTACACAATGTGTCCTGACGGGGTGTATGAGATCTCGCAGAAAGGCGAGTCAGGAGGAGAGAACTAA
- a CDS encoding 3-methyl-2-oxobutanoate dehydrogenase subunit beta produces MGDMIKGNIAIAEAAVRAGVKLYAGYPITPSTEIMEYLSKRLPEVGASFVQAESELAGINMVMGAAACGVRALTASSGPGISLKQEGISCISDEELACVVINVVRYGNGLGTLYSAQCDYHRETRGGGNGDYRCIVLCPGSIQEAVDLMATAYELAEKYRIVTVMMTEGALGQMMEPCEMPDFIEPEKHPWGFDGKYTYKKIGIFDRNSMDEAVELNKKHETIKAEEQRWEEEGLEDADYVFVAFGLPGRSVQGAVKELRAEGHKVGFIRPITTWPFPEKAFENINKDVKGLISVEANATGQLVDDVALTIKKTIKDRNVSTYCLPCVYGIPTIKFTKEGLHKIMSGEIKEAY; encoded by the coding sequence ATGGGCGACATGATAAAAGGAAATATAGCAATCGCTGAAGCAGCGGTGAGGGCTGGCGTCAAATTGTACGCAGGGTACCCCATCACTCCTTCTACGGAGATTATGGAATATCTGTCCAAGCGTCTGCCCGAAGTCGGGGCAAGTTTTGTCCAGGCTGAAAGTGAACTTGCAGGTATCAATATGGTCATGGGTGCTGCCGCATGTGGCGTACGCGCTCTCACGGCTTCATCCGGTCCCGGCATCAGCCTCAAGCAGGAAGGCATTTCCTGCATCTCTGATGAAGAATTGGCCTGCGTTGTCATCAACGTGGTTCGGTACGGCAATGGACTTGGCACTCTTTATTCCGCACAGTGCGACTACCATCGCGAGACACGTGGTGGCGGTAACGGCGACTACCGTTGCATCGTTCTGTGTCCCGGAAGCATTCAGGAAGCAGTCGACCTTATGGCCACTGCCTATGAACTGGCTGAAAAGTACAGAATCGTCACTGTTATGATGACCGAGGGCGCACTTGGCCAGATGATGGAACCGTGCGAAATGCCTGATTTCATTGAGCCAGAAAAGCACCCTTGGGGATTTGACGGCAAGTATACCTATAAGAAAATCGGCATCTTTGATCGCAACTCCATGGATGAAGCTGTCGAACTGAACAAGAAGCATGAGACCATCAAGGCCGAAGAACAGCGTTGGGAAGAAGAAGGGTTGGAAGATGCGGATTACGTATTCGTTGCTTTCGGATTGCCCGGACGTTCCGTACAAGGCGCGGTCAAGGAATTGAGAGCCGAAGGTCATAAGGTCGGATTCATTCGTCCCATCACGACATGGCCATTCCCGGAGAAAGCCTTTGAAAACATCAACAAGGATGTGAAGGGTCTCATCTCGGTTGAAGCCAACGCCACCGGTCAACTCGTTGACGATGTCGCTCTGACTATCAAGAAAACAATCAAGGATCGCAACGTGTCTACATATTGCCTTCCCTGTGTGTATGGCATCCCCACCATTAAATTCACCAAGGAAGGGTTGCACAAGATTATGAGTGGCGAGATCAAGGAGGCTTACTAA
- a CDS encoding thiamine pyrophosphate-dependent enzyme, producing the protein MAKARKVPAIIDNPMSFCPGCGHGIVIRLITECLEELGQDQNLIFALGVGCSSLLGGGLVTDRLHCPHGRASAVATGMKRVQPENTIVAYQGDGDAYSIGIAETINAAYRNENFTMIAINNTNYGMTGGQMSWTTMPGQVTTTSPLGRDCEITGNPLKFPELVASQFDVAFAARGAVTSPKHVNKLKKYIKNGLEAQLNGEGYSVIEVLSPCPTNWKLTPLNSMKRIDEELIPYYPLGVFKERKEN; encoded by the coding sequence ATGGCTAAAGCAAGAAAAGTGCCTGCCATCATTGATAACCCGATGTCGTTTTGTCCCGGTTGTGGGCATGGCATTGTGATCAGGCTCATAACTGAATGCCTTGAAGAGTTAGGGCAGGACCAGAACCTTATCTTCGCCCTTGGCGTTGGCTGTTCCAGCCTGCTGGGTGGTGGATTGGTAACCGATAGGTTGCATTGTCCTCATGGTCGTGCCTCCGCAGTTGCCACTGGTATGAAACGGGTTCAGCCTGAGAATACCATTGTCGCATATCAAGGTGATGGCGATGCCTACAGCATCGGAATTGCCGAGACCATCAATGCGGCTTACCGCAACGAGAACTTCACCATGATTGCCATCAATAATACCAACTACGGTATGACCGGTGGACAGATGAGTTGGACAACCATGCCCGGGCAGGTGACCACCACTTCGCCTTTGGGTCGTGATTGCGAAATCACTGGTAATCCTCTCAAATTCCCTGAGTTGGTCGCCAGCCAGTTCGATGTGGCTTTTGCCGCTCGTGGCGCCGTGACCTCTCCCAAGCATGTCAACAAACTAAAAAAGTACATCAAGAATGGTCTTGAGGCACAGTTGAATGGTGAAGGCTACTCGGTCATTGAAGTGCTGTCACCGTGCCCGACCAACTGGAAGCTGACTCCCTTGAATTCCATGAAACGGATCGACGAGGAACTTATCCCTTACTATCCGCTGGGTGTCTTCAAGGAAAGGAAGGAGAACTAG
- a CDS encoding 2-oxoacid:acceptor oxidoreductase family protein, which yields MREIIYAGFGGQGVLTSGLIMSQVAVFKGQNATWIPSYGSAMRGGTANCTVKYGEDTIYNPAQEEPDVLLAMNGPSFQMFYPMVKPGGIIVVNSDMVDCDVNVRDDVNVYKLACSTLAKEIKQPRGANVIAAAAIIKLAGDFSMEDGIQGMNDMFRKKGKEKFEAGNMKAFECGYNAV from the coding sequence ATGCGTGAGATAATATACGCAGGTTTTGGTGGGCAGGGAGTGCTGACTTCCGGTCTGATCATGTCGCAGGTCGCTGTTTTTAAGGGCCAGAATGCAACATGGATTCCTTCTTACGGCTCTGCCATGCGCGGCGGAACTGCAAACTGCACCGTCAAGTACGGTGAGGACACCATCTATAATCCGGCTCAGGAAGAACCTGATGTGTTGCTGGCTATGAACGGTCCATCTTTTCAGATGTTCTATCCCATGGTCAAACCCGGTGGAATTATCGTGGTCAACAGTGACATGGTTGATTGTGACGTGAACGTCCGTGACGACGTGAATGTTTACAAATTGGCGTGCAGCACTTTGGCCAAGGAGATCAAGCAGCCCCGTGGCGCGAACGTTATCGCAGCCGCAGCCATAATCAAGCTGGCAGGCGATTTCTCCATGGAAGACGGAATCCAGGGCATGAACGATATGTTCAGAAAGAAAGGAAAAGAAAAATTCGAAGCCGGCAACATGAAGGCTTTTGAATGTGGGTATAACGCCGTTTAG